A DNA window from Patagioenas fasciata isolate bPatFas1 chromosome 1, bPatFas1.hap1, whole genome shotgun sequence contains the following coding sequences:
- the LOC136109090 gene encoding uncharacterized protein produces the protein MPFKGEGRVCNIHLPQRAAILTIRQGSKPRQRRWALSRGPPAPQSSLSVPLHRQPLLISPRRDTRLPGRPPMTRERARGRLLQRLSQQPLIKARCRGPPSLPERLSSARTGPRCLLPGCDAAQTRREPFALRGDPSGCCEGHRRGETHTRTFTHPQRVVPAIPSHAGGAGLQPTIKAVRRKLSVRRRDQHAPVGTFRRAKQTKNNPGKSTSRNETSAFRGNSQNSIQPPPAVETGLISRGKKIIREKNYTYTYTCGKQAVFQARLTPRRKMYGIFLCPINNIQGRATESQRKARGEHVMFLTNYGGLEKGQLCKCSQHNPERKRKITLLQGWPKVTEVDSQHSTRGKLHQMENKGRTFLSQETQIASRRRAHACVAPQPLPSSPLPARAVCFSARPVGRSRAAAAAALAGN, from the exons ATGCCTTTCAAAGGCGAAGGGAGGGTTTGCAACATTCACCTCCCGCAAAGAGCAGCGATCCTCACCATACGGCAAGGATCGAAG CCCCGGCAGAGGCGGTGGGCGCTGTCCAGAGGTCCCCCTGCCCCGCAGTCCTCCCTGTCGGTGCCGCTGCACCGGCAGCCACTGCTCATCAGCCCTCGACGTGACACTCGGCTGCCCGGCCGGCCACCGATGACCAGGGAAAG GGCTCGAGGCCGGCTTTTGCAGAGGTTGTCACAGCAGCCCCTAATAAAAGCGCGATGCCGGGGTCCCCCATCCCTACCCGAGCGATTAAGCTCAGCCCGGACAGGACCGCGCTGCCTTCTGCCTGGCTGTGATGCAGCCCAGACCCGACGGGAGCCTTTCGCTCTCCGAGGGGACCCTTCGGGATGCTGCGAGGGGCACAGACGTGGGGAGACGCACACACGTACATTCACCCACCCCCAAAGGGTGGTCCCAGCAATCCCCAGCCATGCGGGGGGAGCTGGGCTGCAGCCGACGATCAAAGCAGTAAGGAGAAAACTCTCGGTGCGAAGGAGAGACCAG CATGCTCCGGTTGGGACTTTTCGccgagcaaaacaaaccaaaaataatcCAGGAAAAAGCACCAGTCGAAACGAAACTTCAGCCTTTCGGGGAAATTCTCAAAATTCAATACAACCTCCGCCCGCCGTCGAAACTGGACTCATTAGCAGAGGTAAAAAAATTATACGGGAAAAAaattatacatatacatatacatgcggGAAACAGGCTGTCTTCCAAGCCAGGCTGACCCCGAGAAGGAAAATGTATGGGATATTTCTGTGTCCCATAAACAATATACAGGGACGAGCGACTGAGTCTCAAAGGAAAGCAAGAGGGGAACACGTTATGTTTCTAACAAATTACGGTGGTTTGGAGAAAGGGCAGCTTTGCAAATGTTCGCAACATAATCccgaaagaaaaagaaaaatcacgtTACTTCAAGGGTGGCCCAAAGTTACCGAGGTGGATTCGCAACATTCAACCCG GGGGAAACTTCACCAGATGGAAAATAAAGGAAGAACGTTTCTTTCTCAG GAGACGCAAATAGCCTCTCGCAGACGGGCACACGCGTGTGTAGCCCCACAGCCGCTGCCCTCCAGTCCCCTTCCCGCTCGTGCCGTCTGCTTCTCAGCCCGCCCGGTCGGCAggagccgggcggcggcggcagcggccctGGCCGGGAACTGA